In Perca flavescens isolate YP-PL-M2 chromosome 7, PFLA_1.0, whole genome shotgun sequence, the following proteins share a genomic window:
- the wnt5a gene encoding protein Wnt-5a, protein MNLGLGCVSRPVFWPFGSVLDSRHCVFALTLLTLLMQVVVEANSWWSLAMNPLLIPEAYIIGAQPLCSQLVGLSQGQKKLCQLYQDHMQYIGEGAKTGIRECQYQFRHRRWNCSTVDNSSVFGRVMQIGSRETAFTYAISAAGVVNAVSRACREGELSSCGCSRAARPKDLPRDWLWGGCGDNLNYGYRFSKEFVDAREREKSYPKGSYESARLMMNIHNNEAGRRTVSDLANVSCKCHGVSGSCSLKTCWLQLADFRKVGDALKEKYDSAASMKLNTRGKLVQMHSKFNAPTSHDLVYIESSPDYCLKNQSTGSLGTVGRLCNKTSEGMDGCELMCCGRGYDQYKAQIVERCHCKFHWCCYVKCKRCTKIVDQFVCK, encoded by the exons ATGAACCTGGGGCTGGGCTGTGTGAGTCGGCCGGTTTTCTGGCCCTTTGGCAGCGTGTTGGACTCCAGACACTGTGTCTTTGCCCTGACACTCCTCACACTCCTCATGCAGGTGGTGGTGGAGGCCAACTCATGGTG GTCTCTGGCCATGAACCCTTTACTGATACCGGAGGCCTACATCATCGGTGCCCAGCCTCTGTGCAGCCAGCTGGTGGGCCTGTCGCAGGGCCAGAAGAAGCTGTGCCAGCTCTACCAGGACCACATGCAGTACATCGGTGAAGGTGCCAAGACAGGCATCAGAGAGTGCCAGTACCAGTTCAGACATCGCCGCTGGAACTGCAGCACGGTGGACAACTCCTCGGTTTTCGGACGGGTCATGCAAATAG gcaGCCGAGAAACGGCATTCACTTATGCCATAAGCGCAGCAGGGGTGGTGAATGCGGTGAGCCGTGCCTGCAGAGAGGGCGAGCTCTCCAGCTGTGGGTGCAGCCGTGCAGCTCGCCCCAAAGACCTGCCACGTGACTGGCTGTGGGGCGGCTGCGGAGATAACCTCAACTACGGCTACAGGTTCTCCAAAGAATTTGTGGACGCACGTGAGAGGGAGAAGAGCTACCCCAAAGGCTCGTATGAGAGCGCCCGACTGATGATGAATATTCACAATAATGAGGCTGGAAGGAGG ACGGTGTCAGACCTTGCCAACGTGTCCTGCAAGTGCCATGGGGTATCAGGCTCCTGCAGCCTGAAAACTTGCTGGCTGCAGCTGGCTGACTTCCGCAAGGTGGGCGATGCGCTGAAGGAAAAGTATGACAGCGCTGCTTCCATGAAGCTCAACACACGTGGGAAGCTGGTGCAGATGCACAGCAAGTTCAACGCTCCCACAAGCCACGACCTGGTGTACATTGAGTCCAGTCCAGACTACTGCCTGAAGAACCAAAGCACAGGCTCCCTGGGCACAGTGGGGCGCCTTTGCAACAAGACCTCGGAGGGCATGGATGGGTGTGAGCTGATGTGCTGCGGCCGCGGTTACGACCAGTACAAGGCCCAGATCGTGGAGCGCTGCCACTGCAAGTTCCACTGGTGCTGCTACGTCAAGTGCAAGCGCTGTACCAAAATCGTAGACCAATTCGTCTGCAAGTGA